The following coding sequences lie in one Accipiter gentilis chromosome 31, bAccGen1.1, whole genome shotgun sequence genomic window:
- the CD99 gene encoding CD99 antigen isoform X1, giving the protein MFVTVISVGFEYTIPVFLLLLSSTGNFDDFNLQDAFEPTKNPLPSQKPSVSDSGDFSLEDALHPGDPKPGPPATPRDTDNPKQGPPAHPKDTGKLDDSDLYDGHLPNRGGHGGGSNERKDPSPNDGQTAEASQGAIAGIVSAVFATVIGAVSSFIAYQKKKLCFKQSADEENVNMDSHRGAQSEPPVQRTLLEN; this is encoded by the exons ATGTTCGTGACTGTAATAAGTGTTGGGTTTGAGTACACAATACCAGTGTTCTTACTGTTGCTTTCATCTACAGGCAATTTTGACGACTTCAACTTACAAGATGCATTTG AACCTACAAAGAATCCTCTTCCATCTCAGAAGCCATCAGTATCAGATTCAG GTGATTTCAGCTTGGAAGATGCTCTTCATCCTG GTGACCCCAAGCCAGGTCCGCCTGCAACTCCTAGAGACACTG ATAACCCCAAGCAAGGTCCACCTGCACATCCTAAAGACACTG gcaaacTTGATGATTCAGATCTATACGATGGTCATTTACCAAACAGAGGAGGTCATGGTGGTGGCAGCAATG AACGGAAGGACCCAAGTCCAAATGATGGCCAAACAGCTGAGG CTTCTCAGGGAGCCATAGCTGGAATTGTTAGTGCTGTGTTTGCTACTGTAATTGGAGCAGTATCTAGTTTCATTGCTTACCAGAAGAAGAAACTCTGTTTCAAACAAAGTG cagATGAAGAGAATGTGAATATGGATAGCCATCGGGGAGCGCAATCTGAGCCACCTG tTCAGCGCACACTTCTGGAGAACTAA